In a genomic window of Quercus lobata isolate SW786 chromosome 4, ValleyOak3.0 Primary Assembly, whole genome shotgun sequence:
- the LOC115986874 gene encoding TMV resistance protein N-like, producing the protein MASTSIQTVPSSFTSAFSKPQPEYDVFLSFGGEDTRYKFTDHLYHALDDKKIITFRDDKELEMGKPISLELLEAIEKSRIAVIIFSENYAFSTWCLEELAKIVECRDRGIILRVLPIFYHVEPTDVRHQKNTFAEAFAKHEKRFEENPTKVQKWKTALTNVASLSGRHLKDGVHETNFIRNIVQWIYLKLKERHSNDIEDGLVGISSRVEEMISYLDMESSDVHFIGICEKSGMGKTTLARAVFDKILKQFEASSFLENVREESKAHGLKTLQERLLCDIGKGGLRVKDVHKGMQVISDILHNKKVLIVVDDVSERSQLETLVGKRDLFGKGSRIIVTTEDRDLLASYEIKIVYKARGLNEVEALQLFSLNAFHKPHCENDFLEYCNNFVELAQRIPLVLKVLGSYLYTRPKNEWESAQNQLRAIPHEKTTKKLRIAFDGLGADEKKLFLDIACFFQGEEKNRVADILESYFSGINPIKNLIDKSLITLVVGEKLWMYNLLQQMGWEIVSEASDEVGERSRLWHCDDVLDVLKNNTGTKHIEGMLLRLPPDDEEELNAESFSKMNKLRLLKICKVRLSCLSYLSNELCWLEWHDYPLESLPNSFQPGELVELIMHRSCLQQLPSEFSKLGKLKLIDLSDSQNLTRTPDFTGFSNIERLNFQGCTRLHELHPSVGGLKRLILLNLKDCKCLKNLPYELNLESLKTLILSGCSRFKKFPRIGRNMRSLLKLYLDGTAIEELPPTIGRLTGLTLLNLQDCKNLKRFPSDIHSLTSLEILTLSGCKCQPPKAGHLLGLSPIGSSIGASPTFLRLILFLFLSFLAWRYTYLRIPIFATTALSTYCFHNARHPEPEPINLLLSNSFSKLSTLVTLSLSDCNLLALPDDPSCLLSIEYLNLSKNNFICLPDYTSRLSKLKILFLDHCSKLKSMPYVPLSTRLVSVQGCTALENYSNQVVVWSLGVAGFTIITCLGLAEDEDGTIAEVSLLDIHLLWQRYVKDQIHQMEGFCHVLPQNEIPEWFKHQSFGSFRPITLPSNLFSNKNWKGIALCVIFVVPAHSNDDSHGEDTKYFHEFYCRLDINGDLIAFKVPKETYVGSFGLWLYISHARFRKHLDERSCITPFIGTKSPDIEINMCGARILYKQDMGEFLQNLGQKIVGSPNDLRGELNSHSQLSRLNQVDWARNHLSGYIFPQIASPPRWFAYQNGPAIKMQLPADLHDHSRWLGFTIFALYTIQMKNDGFNYKWQGRPKA; encoded by the exons ATGGCATCCACCAGCATTCAAACTGTCCCATCCTCTTTTACCTCTGCTTTTTCTAAACCCCAACCGGAATATGACGTTTTTCTCAGTTTTGGAGGAGAAGACACCCGTTATAAGTTTACCGACCATCTATATCATGCTTTGGATGATAAAAAGATTATTACCTTCAGGGACGATAAAGAACTTGAGATGGGAAAGCCCATTTCGCTGGAACTCTTGGAAGCAATCGAGAAATCGAGGATTGCGGTCATCATTTTCTCtgaaaattatgcattttccaCATGGTGTTTGGAAGAACTTGCAAAGATTGTTGAATGCAGGGATAGAGGCATAATATTGAGAGTGTTGCCCATTTTCTACCATGTGGAACCTACTGACGTGCGACATCAGAAGAACACTTTTGCAGAGGCCTTTGCAAAACATGAAAAGCGTTTCGAGGAGAACCCAACAAAGGTGCAGAAGTGGAAAACTGCTTTAACAAATGTGGCCAGTCTCTCTGGAAGGCATTTGAAGGATGG gGTGCATGAGACAAACTTTATCCGAAACATTGTTCAATggatatatttgaaattgaaagagAGACATTCAAATGATATTGAAGATGGTCTTGTGGGAATAAGCTCTCGTGTTGAGGAAATGATTTCATATTTAGATATGGAATCAAGTGATGTTCACTTTATTGGAATATGTGAGAAGAGTGGTATGGGCAAGACAACTCTTGCACGAGCTGTTTTTGATAAGATTCTTAAACAATTTGAAGCTTCTAGTTTTCTCGAAAATGTTAGAGAGGAATCTAAAGCACATGGTCTAAAGACTTTACAAGAACGACTCCTTTGTGATATAGGAAAAGGGGGATTAAGGGTAAAGGATGTGCATAAGGGAATGCAAGTTATCAGCGATATACTGCATAACAAAAAGGTTcttattgttgttgatgatgtgaGCGAAAGAAGTCAATTAGAAACATTAGTAGGGAAGCGTGATTTGTTTGGCAAAGGAAGTAGAATCATTGTAACTACTGAAGACAGAGATTTGTTGGCAAGttatgaaattaaaattgtatataagGCTAGAGGACTAAATGAAGTCGAAGCTCTACAACTTTTTAGTCTGAATGCCTTCCACAAACCTCATTGTGAGAATGATTTCTTGGAATATTGCAACAATTTTGTCGAGCTTGCTCAGAGAATTCCTTTGGTTCTTAAAGTTTTGGGTTCCTATTTGTATACTAGACCAAAAAATGAATGGGAAAGTGCTCAGAATCAGCTAAGAGCAATACCCCATGAAAAAACTACTAAGAAACTTAGAATTGCTTTTGATGGATTGGGGGCAGAtgagaaaaaactatttttagatattgcatgtttcttccAAGGGGAGGAGAAGAATCGCGTTGCTGATATACTAGAATCTTACTTCTCAGGCattaatccaataaaaaatctCATCGACAAATCTCTAATTACTCTTGTAGTGGGGGAAAAATTGTGGATGTATAATTTATTACAACAAATGGGTTGGGAAATTGTTAGTGAGGCATCAGATGAAGTTGGAGAACGTAGTAGGTTGTGGCATTGTGATGACGTCCTTGATGTATTAAAGAACAATACT GGAACAAAACATATAGAAGGCATGCTATTAAGATTGCCTccagatgatgaagaagaattGAATGCTGAATCATTCTCAAAGATGAATAAACTAAGATTGCTCAAAATTTGTAAGGTGCGCCTTTCTTGCCTCAGTTATCTTTCTAATGAGTTATGTTGGCTGGAATGGCATGATTATCCTTTGGAATCATTGCCTAATAGTTTTCAGCCTGGCGAACTTGTTGAGCTCATTATGCATCGCAGTTGTCTTCAGCAACTTCCAAGTGAATTCAGT AAGTTGGGAAAGTTAAAGCTCATTGACTTGAGTGACTCCCAAAACTTAACCCGAACTCCTGACTTCACTGGATTCTCAAATATTGAGAGGCTGAATTTCCAAGGTTGTACAAGATTGCATGAGTTGCACCCTTCTGTTGGAGGTCTTAAAAGACTTATTCTTTTAAATCTAAAAGATTGTAAATGTCTTAAGAACCTTCCATATGAGCTCAATTTGGAATCTCTTAAAACTTTAATTCTATCTGGCTGTTCAAGATTTAAGAAATTTCCCCGTATTGGGAGAAACATGAGAAGCTTGTTGAAGCTTTATTTGGATGGGACTGCCATTGAAGAACTACCACCAACAATCGGGCGTCTAACTGGCTTGACCTTATTGAATCTTCAAGACTGCAAAAACCTTAAGAGATTTCCGAGTGACATTCATAGTTTGACATCTCTTGAAATTCTCACTCTATCAGGATGTAAGTGTCAACCACCAAAAGCAGGGCATTTGCTTGGGCTCTCTCCTATTGGATCCTCAATTGGTGCCTCCCCCACTTTTCTGCGactaattttatttctttttctatctttcCTAGCATGGCGATACACCTATCTCAGAATTCCTATATTTGCTACAACTGCTTTGTCAACATATTGTTTCCACAATGCCCGGCATCCTGAACCAGAGCCCATCAACCTGTTGTTGTCTAATTCGTTCTCAAAATTAAGCACTTTGGTAACTCTAAGTCTAAGTGACTGCAATCTGTTGGCACTCCCTGATGACCCTAGCTGCTTGTTGTCAATAGAGTATTtgaatttgagcaaaaataattttatatgctTGCCCGATTACACTTCTCGACTTTCAAAGCTCAAAATTCTTTTCTTGGATCATTGTAGCAAGCTTAAATCAATGCCATATGTTCCATTAAGTACAAGGTTAGTTTCAGTACAAGGATGTACTGCGCttgaaaattattcaaatcaagTTGTTGTATGGTCTTTGGGTGTAGCAGGATTCACTATTATTACTTGCCTTGGCTTGGCCGAGGATGAAGATGGCACAATTGCTGAGGTTTCTTTGCTAGACATACACCTATTATGGCAAAGATACGTGAAg gatcaaattcatcaaatggaagGCTTTTGCCATGTTTTACCTCAAAATGAAATTCCGGAGTGGTTCAAGCATCAGAGTTTTGGGTCATTTCGACCAATCACACTACCTTCAAATCTGTTCAGTAATAAAAATTGGAAAGGAATCGCTCTCTGTGTCATTTTTGTAGTCCCAGCACATTCGAACGACGATTCTCATGGAGAGGATACAAAATACTTTCATGAGTTTTATTGTCGTTTGGACATAAATGGAGATCTTATAGCTTTCAAGGTTCCTAAGGAAACATATGTTGGTTCATTTGGACTTTGGCTATATATATCGCATGCGAGGTTTAGAAAACATTTAGACGAACGGAGTTGCATTACCCCTTTCATTGGAACCAAAAGCCCGGATATTGAGATTAATATGTGTGGTGCACGTATTCTATATAAGCAAGATATGGGAGAATTTCTACAAAACCTAGGCCAAAAAATTGTTGGGAGTCCTAATGACCTCCGTGGAGAGCTCAACTCACACTCACAGCTTTCAAGATTGAATCAG GTGGATTGGGCACGAAACCATCTGTCTGGTTATATCTTTCCTCAGATTGCGTCTCCACCACGCTGGTTTGCTTATCAAAATGGGCCCGCCATAAAAATGCAGTTACCTGCAGATTTGCATGATCATTCAAGGTGGTTGGGTTTCACTATATTTGCTTTGTATACAATTCAGATGAAAAATGATGGTTTCAATTACAAGTGGCAGGGCCGGCCCAAGGCCTAG